The following proteins are co-located in the Chryseobacterium daecheongense genome:
- the frr gene encoding ribosome recycling factor codes for MEELDLIVESVKQDMEAAIKHLEHVFQRIRAGRASTSMVQDVMVEYYGAPTPINQVANVSVPDAMTISIQPWDRTAINAIEKAIINSNLGFAPSNNGENIILNVPPLTEERRRDLAKQAKGETEQTKIVVRNARQDGLKELKKLEGVSEDVIKGVEEDIQALTDKYVKACDDHLKTKEAEIMKV; via the coding sequence ATGGAAGAATTAGATCTAATAGTAGAGTCTGTAAAACAGGACATGGAAGCGGCTATTAAGCACCTTGAACATGTATTTCAAAGAATTAGAGCCGGACGTGCTTCTACTTCAATGGTTCAGGATGTGATGGTTGAATATTACGGAGCTCCAACTCCGATCAACCAGGTTGCTAATGTTTCGGTTCCTGATGCAATGACGATTTCTATTCAACCTTGGGACAGAACAGCAATCAATGCTATTGAAAAAGCTATTATTAATTCAAACTTAGGTTTTGCACCTTCTAACAACGGGGAGAATATTATTTTGAATGTTCCACCTTTAACAGAAGAGAGAAGAAGAGATCTGGCAAAACAAGCTAAAGGAGAAACCGAACAGACAAAGATTGTCGTAAGAAATGCAAGACAGGACGGTTTGAAAGAACTTAAAAAACTTGAAGGTGTTTCTGAAGACGTTATTAAAGGCGTTGAAGAGGATATCCAGGCACTTACTGATAAGTATGTGAAAGCCTGTGATGACCACCTTAAAACAAAAGAAGCTGAAATTATGAAAGTGTAA
- a CDS encoding BamA/TamA family outer membrane protein, with product MSCKHYKNSPQKYYKIISFATFVTLLYACSTTKKVPDGEYLLTKNTFTFTDKKEPFDGELKGYVQQKPNKKQFLFMPLGLLLYNAANPKYDTILNEYMTYPSEMRTQKLRDSLFIKYNMKSSVGKSLLLDRLYHNWGSPPVILDQTKVEKGAESIEKRLTYKGYWDAEVKFKTKIDSAAKKAAVTYFITHNDPTYIKEYYYNIPDPVLHNLYQQKINGTLIRSGQVLDQTVLEKEVTRLNEIMRDYGYYRFNSANDEIYFVADSLKSRKQVPLTLEIHKDSIDTPYKRATIGNIDVAIVNEASEYRKNTTKDSLRGIRFHKVDNKYTTRSVWRNIIVGNKQIYDQKKLDLTKRNLLSMNNFSILKAKDSLRHGGEGSPNDSIIDVLYILKPLPKYELKVGTDINYSQLLNLGISPSIDLTTRNVFRGAENLSTSLAGTFGSIRSTKDISQRILAYELSAQASLNFPRLLLPFDYYKLIPKRYSPTSSIVLGATVQNNIGLGRVNFNTGLNYLATVNDKVSHRLTLFNTQLSLTKNKSAYYDYFTNDRDLKDEIFENYFQNSPQGAATKAKLLSGQLSVDEVSQQIVTDNAYRNSLDQAGADLFTAFTGILVNKDRQTQDVLISSMIYNYVYNEIGKKDYPNAFYFNGKVELAGNILSIFNQKRNDGGGVITSPQRTIFGVPYAQFVKFDIDVRKYFKFNGNQTLVLRQFVGVGIPYGNSSSMPVIRSYFNGGSNDIRAWVAFGGLGPADSQIDERVRTYMTDNLKLTTNIEYRLPFNDMYEGALFTDIGNTWSLRDYNDGYGDEFKFNKFLGQVGIGSGFGLRVNIAYITLRLDFAYKIYDPNKPTGDRWRFKDFQPFKPTLNVAFGYPF from the coding sequence ATGAGCTGTAAGCATTATAAGAATTCTCCTCAAAAATATTATAAAATTATATCATTTGCAACATTTGTTACTCTTCTTTATGCTTGTAGCACCACAAAGAAAGTTCCCGATGGCGAATATTTGCTTACGAAGAACACATTCACTTTTACTGATAAAAAAGAACCATTTGATGGAGAGCTAAAGGGTTATGTTCAGCAAAAACCCAATAAGAAGCAATTCCTTTTTATGCCTTTAGGCTTATTATTATACAACGCCGCCAATCCTAAATATGACACTATTCTTAATGAATACATGACCTACCCTAGCGAAATGCGAACGCAAAAGCTCAGGGATTCGCTCTTCATTAAATACAATATGAAAAGTAGTGTGGGAAAAAGCCTTTTATTAGACAGGTTATACCACAACTGGGGTTCACCTCCTGTTATCCTGGATCAAACAAAAGTGGAAAAAGGAGCCGAATCCATTGAAAAACGACTTACTTACAAAGGGTACTGGGATGCAGAAGTAAAGTTTAAAACCAAAATAGATTCTGCAGCAAAAAAAGCGGCTGTTACGTATTTCATTACACATAATGATCCTACTTATATTAAAGAATATTATTACAATATTCCGGATCCGGTTCTCCATAATCTTTACCAGCAGAAAATTAACGGAACCCTCATCAGATCCGGACAGGTACTTGATCAAACGGTTCTTGAAAAAGAAGTTACCAGACTTAATGAAATCATGAGGGATTATGGGTATTACAGATTCAATAGTGCCAATGATGAAATTTATTTTGTCGCCGATTCACTAAAAAGCAGAAAACAGGTTCCTCTGACCCTTGAAATTCATAAAGATTCCATTGATACTCCTTATAAAAGGGCAACTATTGGTAATATAGACGTAGCCATCGTTAATGAAGCATCAGAATACCGTAAAAATACAACCAAAGACAGCTTAAGAGGAATACGGTTCCATAAGGTTGATAATAAATACACAACCCGTTCTGTATGGAGAAATATCATAGTTGGAAACAAACAGATTTATGATCAGAAAAAGCTTGACCTTACCAAAAGGAATCTCCTCTCTATGAATAACTTTAGCATTCTGAAAGCAAAAGATTCTCTAAGACACGGAGGTGAAGGCTCTCCTAATGATAGTATTATTGATGTATTATATATACTTAAACCGCTTCCGAAATATGAATTAAAAGTAGGAACGGATATCAATTATTCGCAGTTATTAAATCTTGGGATTTCTCCCTCCATAGACCTTACTACCAGAAATGTTTTTAGAGGGGCAGAAAACCTTTCGACAAGTCTGGCGGGTACTTTTGGTTCTATCAGAAGCACCAAAGATATCAGTCAGCGGATATTAGCCTATGAATTATCAGCACAGGCTTCCCTGAATTTCCCAAGACTTTTACTGCCTTTTGATTATTATAAATTGATTCCTAAAAGATACAGCCCTACATCATCAATTGTTCTGGGGGCTACTGTACAAAATAATATCGGTTTAGGAAGAGTTAACTTCAATACCGGCCTTAATTATCTCGCTACGGTTAATGATAAAGTATCCCATAGGCTGACCCTTTTTAATACACAGTTAAGTTTAACAAAAAATAAATCGGCTTATTATGATTACTTTACAAACGATCGTGATCTAAAAGATGAAATATTTGAGAATTACTTTCAAAACAGCCCGCAAGGTGCAGCAACGAAAGCCAAGCTTTTATCCGGACAGCTTTCAGTAGATGAAGTATCTCAACAGATTGTCACTGATAATGCCTATCGTAATTCTTTAGATCAGGCTGGTGCGGATCTTTTTACTGCATTTACAGGAATTCTTGTCAATAAAGACAGGCAAACCCAGGATGTTCTGATTTCGTCCATGATCTATAATTATGTGTATAACGAAATCGGTAAGAAGGATTATCCTAACGCTTTCTACTTTAATGGAAAGGTAGAACTGGCTGGTAATATATTAAGCATTTTTAATCAAAAAAGAAATGATGGCGGAGGTGTAATCACAAGTCCTCAAAGAACAATTTTTGGAGTGCCTTATGCACAGTTTGTAAAATTTGATATTGACGTAAGAAAGTACTTTAAGTTTAACGGAAATCAGACTTTAGTACTTCGTCAGTTCGTAGGAGTAGGAATACCTTACGGAAACTCTTCATCGATGCCGGTTATCAGGTCTTATTTCAACGGGGGATCCAATGATATCCGGGCGTGGGTTGCTTTTGGAGGCTTAGGTCCTGCTGACTCTCAGATTGATGAAAGAGTTCGTACTTATATGACAGATAATTTAAAGCTTACTACAAATATTGAATATCGTCTGCCTTTCAACGATATGTATGAAGGGGCGCTATTTACCGATATTGGGAATACCTGGAGTCTCAGGGATTATAATGATGGATACGGCGATGAGTTTAAATTCAATAAATTCTTAGGCCAGGTGGGTATCGGTAGTGGATTCGGATTAAGGGTAAATATTGCATACATCACTTTAAGGCTTGATTTTGCATATAAAATCTATGATCCTAATAAACCTACCGGTGACAGATGGAGATTCAAAGATTTCCAGCCTTTTAAACCTACATTGAATGTAGCGTTTGGATATCCTTTCTAA
- the pyrH gene encoding UMP kinase yields the protein MKYKRILLKLSGEALMGNRQYGIDNDRLQEYAVEIRKVVDKGCEVAIVIGGGNIFRGVAGAAKGMDRVQGDYMGMLATVINGMALQGALEDAGIKTRLQSAIEMDKVAEPFIKRRAVRHLEKGRVVIFGAGTGNPYFTTDTAATLRAIEIGADVILKGTRVDGIYDSDPEKNADAVKYNSLSFDEVFEKNLKVMDMTAFTLSHENKLPIIVFDMNKEGNLVKIVDGENVGTLVDL from the coding sequence ATGAAATATAAAAGAATCCTTCTAAAACTTAGTGGTGAAGCCTTAATGGGGAACAGACAATATGGTATTGACAATGACAGACTTCAGGAATATGCTGTTGAAATAAGAAAAGTAGTAGATAAAGGTTGTGAAGTTGCCATTGTAATTGGAGGAGGAAATATATTCCGTGGAGTAGCAGGTGCTGCAAAGGGAATGGACAGAGTTCAGGGCGATTATATGGGTATGCTTGCAACAGTGATTAATGGAATGGCTTTGCAAGGTGCTTTGGAAGACGCCGGTATTAAAACCAGACTTCAATCTGCTATAGAAATGGACAAGGTAGCTGAACCATTCATTAAAAGACGTGCAGTAAGACATTTGGAAAAAGGAAGAGTGGTTATTTTCGGAGCAGGAACCGGAAACCCTTATTTTACAACTGATACTGCAGCTACATTAAGAGCCATTGAAATTGGTGCTGATGTTATTTTAAAAGGAACAAGGGTAGATGGAATTTATGACAGTGATCCTGAAAAAAATGCGGACGCTGTAAAATATAATTCTTTATCTTTCGATGAAGTTTTCGAAAAGAATCTTAAAGTAATGGATATGACTGCATTTACTTTAAGTCACGAAAATAAACTTCCTATCATCGTATTCGACATGAATAAAGAGGGGAATTTAGTAAAGATTGTAGACGGAGAAAACGTTGGTACTTTAGTGGATTTATAG
- a CDS encoding RNA methyltransferase, producing MLTAHTIKILQSLDKKKFRQKYNLFLVEGNKIICELPNSNFKIKEILSTDPEKIKFSDVPIIHISENELKKISFLKTPKDSVAVCYMNSEKKMADPDIQIVLDGIQDPGNLGTIIRLADWFGIEQIICSEDTVDFYNPKVIQASMGSFTRVNMVYCNLTDYLSNTENVNIGTDMEGENIYQFEKPKKLNLILGNEGNGMRPETEKLLHKSISIPRFGTSQSTESLNVSMAAGIILGQLFSK from the coding sequence ATGCTTACAGCTCATACAATAAAAATTTTACAGTCTTTAGATAAAAAGAAGTTCCGACAAAAATACAATTTGTTTTTGGTTGAGGGTAATAAAATCATTTGTGAACTTCCCAATTCTAACTTTAAAATTAAAGAAATATTATCTACAGATCCAGAGAAAATTAAATTTTCTGACGTTCCTATTATCCATATATCTGAAAATGAGCTGAAAAAGATCAGTTTTCTTAAAACACCTAAAGATTCCGTTGCCGTTTGCTATATGAATTCTGAGAAAAAGATGGCAGACCCGGATATACAGATTGTATTGGATGGGATTCAGGATCCCGGAAATCTGGGAACTATAATCCGTTTAGCCGATTGGTTTGGGATAGAACAAATTATTTGCAGTGAAGATACAGTGGATTTTTATAATCCCAAAGTGATTCAGGCAAGTATGGGATCTTTTACAAGAGTGAACATGGTGTACTGTAATCTTACCGATTATCTTTCGAATACGGAGAATGTTAATATAGGAACAGATATGGAGGGAGAAAATATATACCAATTCGAGAAGCCTAAGAAACTAAACCTGATTTTAGGAAATGAAGGAAATGGAATGCGACCGGAAACGGAAAAGTTGCTTCATAAAAGTATTAGTATTCCTAGGTTTGGTACATCTCAGTCAACGGAAAGTCTTAATGTATCCATGGCAGCAGGAATTATATTGGGACAATTGTTTTCTAAATAG
- a CDS encoding LptF/LptG family permease — MLKILDRYIIKTFFGPFFFIFSVLFFIFIVNIIWVQLGQFMGKGLSYWQIIKLLFYLGVSVISMVLPLTILLASIMSFGEFGERYELAAMKAAGISLTRVMVPLFGVTTILSIMLFFFSNNIIPDFQRKAKNMLFNIAQTKPALNFTPGQFIDQIPGYMVKFDKIHEDNSIEGVFVHRKASTFENQQSIVAERGKFIPAANNHYLKLELYKGYVFEDNFAGKGENVRLKQPDQAIKFDTLVSHFDISELINKAIEEEQITDDYRFQTFNQLNKTIDLNKKDNERFFSTVTDDVLNQTNSTVSYMDKNNKSKAPVKQQLKLDTVKGNRKMEIIYNAYTRLDNLKTTLDGKANDFKPNVKYFSKVVIYQQRILSYSFTCIIFFLIGASLGSIIRKGGMGVPVIIAIVIFIIFYVINVGMENLAWAGTLNPYLAAWLPNIILFPFGVIMTYKALTDSQLFDAEKYKAFLKPITKRFSKNKEHKRYQ; from the coding sequence ATGTTAAAAATACTAGACCGATATATCATAAAAACCTTTTTCGGACCATTTTTCTTTATATTCAGTGTATTGTTTTTCATATTTATTGTAAACATTATCTGGGTTCAGTTAGGGCAGTTTATGGGAAAGGGATTAAGCTACTGGCAAATTATTAAGCTCCTTTTTTATTTAGGGGTAAGTGTTATCAGTATGGTTTTGCCTCTTACGATCCTTTTAGCAAGTATCATGTCTTTTGGTGAGTTTGGGGAGCGTTACGAGCTTGCAGCTATGAAAGCCGCCGGAATCTCATTAACCAGGGTTATGGTTCCTCTTTTTGGGGTCACCACCATATTATCTATAATGCTGTTCTTTTTCTCTAATAATATTATCCCGGATTTTCAAAGAAAAGCGAAAAATATGCTTTTCAATATTGCTCAGACAAAACCCGCTCTTAACTTTACTCCAGGGCAGTTTATTGATCAGATACCCGGTTATATGGTGAAGTTTGATAAAATCCACGAAGACAATAGTATTGAAGGTGTGTTTGTTCACAGAAAAGCTAGCACATTCGAAAACCAGCAGTCTATTGTCGCTGAAAGAGGGAAATTTATTCCTGCAGCTAACAACCATTACTTAAAACTTGAGCTTTATAAGGGCTATGTGTTTGAAGATAATTTTGCAGGAAAAGGTGAAAATGTGAGATTAAAGCAACCGGATCAGGCGATTAAATTTGATACCCTTGTTTCGCATTTTGACATTAGCGAGCTCATCAATAAAGCAATCGAAGAAGAGCAGATCACGGATGATTACCGTTTTCAGACATTCAATCAGCTTAATAAAACTATTGATCTTAATAAAAAAGACAACGAAAGATTCTTTTCCACCGTCACGGACGATGTTTTGAACCAGACCAACTCCACCGTCAGCTATATGGATAAAAACAATAAATCCAAAGCTCCGGTTAAACAACAACTAAAACTGGATACGGTAAAAGGAAACAGGAAGATGGAGATTATCTACAATGCCTATACGAGATTGGATAATCTGAAAACCACACTAGACGGTAAAGCCAATGATTTCAAACCCAATGTTAAGTATTTCAGTAAAGTTGTTATTTATCAGCAAAGAATACTCTCCTATTCATTTACCTGTATCATATTCTTCCTTATCGGCGCCAGTTTAGGTTCCATCATCAGAAAAGGAGGAATGGGAGTTCCCGTAATTATTGCCATTGTTATATTTATTATTTTCTATGTGATTAATGTGGGAATGGAAAACCTTGCCTGGGCAGGAACATTAAATCCATATCTGGCAGCATGGCTCCCTAATATTATACTGTTCCCGTTTGGAGTGATTATGACCTATAAAGCATTAACGGATTCGCAACTCTTTGACGCTGAAAAATACAAGGCATTTCTTAAACCTATTACCAAAAGGTTTTCTAAAAATAAAGAACATAAAAGATATCAATAA
- a CDS encoding phage holin family protein: MIETLKEYASKRIDLLKIEATEKSSLSAGMITYLVVLLVAFAFFIILFNFGIAFLIGKALDNYSYGFLIVAAFYLLIMILVVLFKKRIVNTVADQVIKFLNH; encoded by the coding sequence ATGATAGAAACTCTTAAAGAATATGCATCTAAGAGAATAGATCTACTTAAAATAGAAGCTACCGAAAAGTCATCACTCTCCGCAGGTATGATTACCTATCTGGTCGTATTGCTTGTTGCTTTTGCTTTTTTTATTATTCTTTTCAACTTTGGAATTGCATTTCTTATCGGTAAAGCGTTGGACAACTACTCCTACGGATTCCTTATTGTAGCTGCATTTTACTTATTGATAATGATTCTTGTTGTTCTGTTTAAAAAGAGAATTGTAAATACCGTAGCGGACCAGGTTATTAAATTTTTAAATCATTAA
- a CDS encoding outer membrane lipoprotein carrier protein LolA yields MKNIVSKIILGGFVVGAVGLSNAQKIDAKAKKILDDITSNYNSKKNTYFKFSFGSGVNGKVAKTEPGIYYSSGDKYKLKIMDTEQIFDGSKIYNINADDMEVTIAKPNGSSTMFSPINYLSTYRNDYNVVYGGKKVVNGVSADLIKLTPVKPNGLSYVYLFVDSAKKQMVKLEQHGSNKDVAVIAIKEYKENQELDPNMFVFDKNKFKNYVITEL; encoded by the coding sequence ATGAAAAATATAGTTTCGAAAATTATATTAGGAGGATTTGTGGTAGGAGCTGTTGGATTATCCAATGCACAGAAAATAGATGCAAAAGCTAAAAAGATATTGGATGATATCACGTCCAATTATAATTCTAAAAAGAATACCTATTTTAAATTTTCTTTTGGAAGCGGTGTAAATGGCAAGGTTGCTAAAACAGAGCCTGGCATCTATTACTCATCGGGAGATAAATATAAATTGAAAATCATGGATACAGAACAGATTTTCGATGGTAGCAAGATCTACAATATTAATGCTGACGACATGGAAGTAACGATTGCCAAACCTAACGGAAGCAGTACTATGTTCTCCCCTATCAATTACCTTTCTACCTACAGAAATGATTACAATGTAGTTTATGGAGGAAAGAAAGTGGTCAATGGTGTAAGTGCTGATCTGATCAAGCTTACTCCGGTTAAGCCTAATGGATTAAGTTATGTTTATCTGTTTGTAGACTCAGCTAAGAAACAAATGGTGAAACTTGAACAGCATGGAAGCAACAAAGATGTTGCAGTAATTGCCATAAAAGAATACAAGGAGAACCAGGAATTAGATCCTAACATGTTTGTTTTCGATAAGAATAAATTTAAAAATTACGTTATTACAGAATTGTAA
- a CDS encoding YtxH domain-containing protein produces MSRKGNNTAGILAGLLAGAAAGVVLGMLYAPEEGKETRKKIKTKANDLKDQAKTKYGEVSERVKDQYDNISSTFKETANSVAHTVKDGYDKYKDQIVSKTTDVVKDVEAELNDLK; encoded by the coding sequence ATGTCTAGAAAAGGAAACAATACAGCAGGTATATTAGCGGGACTTCTAGCTGGAGCAGCAGCAGGTGTAGTACTTGGAATGCTTTATGCGCCGGAAGAAGGAAAAGAAACGAGAAAAAAGATTAAAACAAAAGCTAACGATCTTAAAGATCAGGCTAAAACAAAATACGGAGAAGTTTCTGAAAGAGTAAAAGATCAGTATGACAATATATCTTCTACTTTTAAAGAAACAGCAAACAGTGTTGCTCATACCGTAAAAGATGGATACGATAAATATAAAGATCAGATTGTTTCTAAAACTACAGATGTAGTAAAAGATGTAGAAGCAGAATTAAACGATCTTAAATAG
- a CDS encoding phosphoribosyl-ATP pyrophosphatase, whose amino-acid sequence MSRNYESLKELRIKKKLLKAELDDLENLLTFKNTKESLSAFTNGLTDQYLQEKVDEDGDEKIVLRKDVIAKQLTSEVKDMFISKNTAMGIASSALKGNALDGIIRLGATALVGNYAKKNMRSSNWKKKLLGVAMIYLAPIALKFVRKKLESYQKNKSVSSMEQLI is encoded by the coding sequence ATGAGCAGAAACTATGAAAGTCTGAAAGAATTAAGAATAAAGAAGAAGTTACTGAAGGCAGAACTTGATGATTTGGAAAACCTTCTTACATTCAAGAATACAAAAGAAAGTTTAAGCGCATTTACCAATGGTTTAACGGATCAATATCTTCAGGAAAAAGTAGATGAAGATGGTGATGAAAAAATAGTCCTGAGAAAGGATGTGATTGCTAAACAGCTTACTTCTGAGGTGAAAGATATGTTTATCAGCAAAAATACAGCAATGGGTATTGCAAGCTCAGCGCTCAAGGGTAATGCACTGGATGGTATCATCAGGTTAGGTGCTACTGCTCTTGTTGGAAACTATGCAAAGAAAAATATGCGTAGTTCTAATTGGAAAAAGAAACTGCTTGGTGTGGCTATGATTTATCTTGCGCCAATTGCATTAAAATTTGTCAGAAAAAAGCTTGAAAGTTATCAGAAAAATAAAAGTGTATCCAGCATGGAGCAATTAATATAA
- the porQ gene encoding type IX secretion system protein PorQ: MKKIIILSLFLSGIVSYAQTGTNVYPFLNIPVSARQAALGGDAITIRDYDVSFAIANPALLNKDSDKQLSVNGAAYLADSKYGTIAFAKDFDNGHMATINARYMSYGDIPRTDESGFENGQFNASDVAIGAGYAYQFEEDWTIGGGINFITSKIDTYTSSAISGTAGITYHNKKNKEVLSLVARNFGYQFKSFNGTRENLPFRIDLGYTRILKAIPLAITITAHDLQQFNISSPFNVDGQEVNVGRKIADHFSIGAELFPEKNFNIRLGYNVKRGNELAVADQRNFSGLSGGFGIKISRFRVDYAHVRYHNSSNVNQIGISMDLSGHRY, translated from the coding sequence TTGAAGAAAATTATCATTCTTTCATTATTTCTGTCAGGAATTGTTTCTTATGCACAAACGGGAACAAATGTTTATCCTTTCTTAAACATTCCCGTATCTGCCAGACAGGCTGCATTAGGTGGCGATGCAATTACTATAAGAGATTATGATGTTTCCTTTGCTATAGCAAATCCGGCCTTACTTAATAAAGATTCAGACAAACAACTTTCTGTGAACGGAGCAGCATATCTTGCGGATTCCAAATACGGAACGATTGCTTTTGCTAAAGATTTTGATAATGGCCACATGGCTACAATCAACGCCAGATATATGAGTTATGGTGATATTCCAAGGACTGATGAAAGTGGTTTTGAAAACGGACAATTCAACGCATCCGATGTTGCCATCGGAGCTGGTTACGCCTATCAGTTTGAAGAAGACTGGACCATTGGAGGAGGAATTAATTTTATTACTTCAAAAATAGATACCTATACTTCTTCTGCTATTTCAGGAACTGCCGGAATTACTTACCATAATAAAAAAAACAAAGAAGTTCTCTCTCTTGTCGCAAGAAATTTCGGATATCAGTTCAAATCTTTTAATGGCACCCGTGAGAACCTTCCGTTTCGTATTGATCTGGGATATACGAGAATCTTAAAGGCTATTCCACTTGCCATTACAATTACTGCCCATGATTTACAGCAATTCAATATTTCATCTCCGTTTAACGTAGATGGTCAGGAAGTGAATGTGGGAAGAAAAATTGCAGATCACTTTTCTATTGGAGCAGAATTATTTCCGGAGAAAAACTTTAATATCAGATTAGGATATAATGTGAAAAGAGGAAATGAACTGGCTGTAGCTGACCAAAGAAATTTCTCTGGACTATCAGGAGGATTTGGAATTAAAATTTCAAGATTCCGTGTAGATTATGCTCATGTAAGATACCATAACTCTTCCAATGTGAATCAAATAGGAATATCTATGGACCTTAGCGGGCATCGCTATTAA
- the cmk gene encoding (d)CMP kinase encodes MKKPVIAIDGYSSTGKSSISKVIADKLGLIHLDTGALYRGVTWFALQNCKDEKGSIDLNLLFSSLDQIQLEFKNDEGELVLYLNHNDISKEIRTNEVSDNVSLVAKQKEVRDFLLQSQRSLAEKGGIIMDGRDIGTVVLPNADFKFFLTASIDERTKRRYNELLSLNIEANEQQVKENLIERDKIDSEREIAPLRQAEDAIVIDNTELSKEETIEAILSYIQKI; translated from the coding sequence ATGAAAAAACCTGTAATAGCTATCGATGGATACTCCTCTACCGGAAAAAGTTCAATATCAAAGGTCATTGCCGATAAATTAGGACTTATTCACCTGGATACCGGAGCGCTTTATAGAGGAGTTACCTGGTTTGCCCTGCAAAATTGTAAGGACGAAAAAGGTTCTATTGACCTTAATCTACTTTTCTCATCATTAGATCAGATCCAGCTTGAATTTAAAAATGATGAAGGTGAACTGGTTCTTTATCTGAACCATAATGATATCTCAAAGGAGATCCGAACTAATGAAGTTTCTGACAATGTAAGCCTTGTAGCTAAACAAAAGGAAGTAAGGGATTTCTTATTACAATCCCAGCGTTCCCTTGCCGAAAAAGGAGGTATTATAATGGACGGCCGTGATATCGGGACCGTAGTTCTTCCCAATGCTGATTTTAAGTTCTTCCTTACGGCAAGCATCGATGAAAGAACCAAAAGAAGATACAACGAGCTTTTGAGTTTAAATATCGAAGCAAACGAGCAGCAGGTAAAAGAAAATCTTATCGAAAGAGATAAAATTGACAGTGAAAGAGAAATCGCCCCGTTAAGACAAGCTGAAGATGCCATTGTTATTGACAATACCGAACTTTCTAAAGAAGAAACCATCGAAGCCATACTGTCTTATATCCAAAAGATTTAA